The following coding sequences lie in one Rhinolophus ferrumequinum isolate MPI-CBG mRhiFer1 chromosome 16, mRhiFer1_v1.p, whole genome shotgun sequence genomic window:
- the MRLN gene encoding myoregulin — protein MHFVLAKADREKTKGQCYLPRPGIKSGRRSLLDMTCKNWILISTTTPTSLEDEIVGRLLKILFVIFVDLMSIIYVVVTS, from the exons ATGCACTTTGTTCTAGCAAAAGCTGACAGGGAGAAAACCAAGGGGCAGTGTTATCTGCCACGACCTGGGATTAAGTCAG gGAGAAGGAGCCTCCTGGATATGACGTGTAAAAACTGGATATTAATTTCTACTACTACCCCCACAAGTCTGGAAGATGAAATTGTGGGAAGACTtctaaaaattttgtttgttatCTTTGTTGACTTAATGTCTATTATATATGTTGTTGTAACTTCTTAG